CACGGTCTATGTCGGGCCCGGACTTAAGGAGATCTTGATGACGAGAGTAGTCGCGTTCGCCGCGGTCGCCAGCGCGCTCACGCTTACCGCCTGCGACGGATTCGGACAGGCCATGACGTCGCACACGGACGTGCTCGCGCGCGCCGGTGGACACGAGCTGGCGGTCGAGCAGGTCACGAACATGCTCGCCCCGGCGACACGGCTGCCGGTGCAGCCGGAGGTCGTCGATGCGGTTGCGAACCTGTGGGTGGATTACACGCTGCTGGCACGCGCCGCGGCGGAAGACTCGACGTTCCAGCAGCTGGATCTGGATGCGATCATCGTACCGTTCTTCAACCAGCAGCTGGTCTACCAGCTGCGCGAGCGCGTGATCACCGTCGACACGATGATCAGCGACGAGGAACTGCGCCGGCTGTTCGATCAGGACCAGCCGAACGCCGAAGTTCACGCGCGCCACATCCTGTTCCAGATGCCCGCGGACGCATCGCCGGCCGCACGCGACAGCGTGATGGCGCAGGCGCGGCAGGTGCTGCAGCAGGCGCGATCCGGTGCGGACTTCGCGCAGCTTGCGGCGCAGTACAGCCAGGAGCCGGGCGCGGCGGATCGCGGAGGAGACCTCGGCTATTTCGGTCCGACCGACATGGTGCAGCCGTTCGCGGAGGCGGCATTCGCGCTGAGCCCCGGCGAGATCAGCGACCTGGTGGAGACGCCGTTCGGCATCCACATCATCAAGGTCGAAGACAAGCGGCTGCCCGAGTTCGAGCCGATGAAGGACCAGTTCCGCCAGCAGGTGATCCAGCAGCGGTACGCCGCCGCAGAGGATGCCTACCTGACGCAGCTGACGGAAGGCAAGCGTCTGGAGGTACAGGAGGGCGCCGTCGACATCGCGCGCGACCTGGCCCGCAAGCCCGGCACACAGCTGAACAATCGTCAGGGTCAGCGGGCGATGGTGAGCTACACGGATGGTGCGCTCACGGCGGGCGAGTATCTCGCGCTGATGCAGCAGCGGCCGCCGCAGGATCGCGGGTCCGTCGCGGGCGCGAGCGACGAGCAGCTGCGTGACTGGCTGCGCCTGCTCGCACGCGACGAGATCCTGATCGAGGAAGCGAAAGCGCAGGGCATCTCGACGCCGCCGGCCGAGCAGGATTCGGCGCGCATGGAGCTGCGCCGTCAGCTGCAGGGCGCGGCACGCGAGGCCGGCCTGCTCGGCGCACCCGCAGCTACCGGAGACGGCACGGGGACCTCCCAGCAGGTGATGGCGCTGCTCAATGGCATCATCTCGGGCGAGCGCAATGTCGTCCAGATCGGCTCGGCAAGCTTCCTCCTGCGTGAGAAGTACGGCGCAGAGATCTTCGAGCGGGCGATCCCGGTCGTCGTAGCGCAGGTGCAGGAGCGGCGTCCGCCGCCGCCGCAGGGCACGCCGCAAGGCGTGCCGATGCCGCAGCAGCCGCCGCCGCCCGCACCGACGCCCGACGCCGGCAGCTGACGCCGTAGCGCGCGGATTTGCAGGAACACGTGTCCTGTGAGGGGATATAAACACGGGCCGGCGCTCAGGCGCCGGCCCGACTCATTCCTGAAGGTACCATGACGCGAACGCTCTTCCTTGCCGGCGCGTTGCTCAGCGCGGCAGTCCCGCTCGCGGCCCAGGAGCCGGAGCAGCGCATCGACCGTGTCGGCCACATCGTCGCAATGGTCGGTGACAGCGCGATCCTGAACTTCGACATCCAGGAAGCGATCCTCGCGCGCGCCGCGCAGGTGCGGCAGCAGCCGCCGGATCCCGGAACGCCGGAGTACGCGCAGCTGGAGAAGATCGTGCTCGACGATCTGGTCGCGGAGCTGCTCGTGCTGCAGGACGCGCTGCGCGACACGACCATTGTCGTGCCGGACGACCAGATCGCGCGCGCCGTGCAGCGCCAGATCGACCAGGACCAGCAGCAGCTGGGGGGCGCCGTGCAGCTGGAGAATGAGCTGCGCACCAGCGGCCGCACGCTGGCGGACTACCGTGCCGCGCTCACCACACAGTACCGCAAGCGCGAGATCATCCGGCTCTATCAGGCGAAAGTCGCGCAGTCGCGCCGGGCCCCCCGCGTGACCGAACAGGAATTGCGCGAAGCGTTCGAGCGGCAGAAGGCACAGCTGCCGATGCGCGAGGCGTCGCTGACGTTCCAGCAGATCGTGATGCGGGCCGAGCCGTCGGAAGAGGCACTGGCCGAGGCGCGTGCACGTGCCGATTCCGTGGTGAAGCTGATCCGCCAGGGGGAGGACTTCGCAGAGCTGGCTCGCAGGTTCAGCGACGACGGAACGCGCGAGAACGGAGGCGATCTCGGATTCATTCGTCGCAGCGATGTGGTGCGCGAGTTCGCAAACGTCGCGTTCAACCTGAGTCCCGGCGCCATCAGCGCTCCGGTCAAGACGCAGTACGGCTACCACCTCATCAAGGTGGAACGAGTGCGCGGCGCCGAGGTACAGGCCCGCCACATTCTGCTGCGCCCGGAAATTTCTGAAAGCGATGCCGTGCGTGCCCGCGCCCGCGCGGACTCCGTGGCGGAGCGCGCCCGTGCCGGCGCGGACATGGCGACGCTCGCGGAACAGTACGGAGATGACGAAACGCCGCTGCGCGGAGGGCCGGCGCCCATCGACACGCTCCAGCGCGTTTTCCAGATCGACCTGGCGGACGCCGCGCCAGGTGACATCATCGGCCCGATACCCGTCGGCGGCCAGGATCTGGCTTCGGAGTTCTACATCCTGCGTGTGCTCGAGCGCGAGGAAGAACGGGAATGGCGCGTCGACGATCCCCAGATGAGCTGGCTGCGTGACCGTGTCGCGCAGCAGAAACTGCTCGATGAGATCGTCGAGGAATTGCGACGATCGACATACGTCGACATCCGCAGTTCCTAGGGATCAGGCCGATCCGTGAGCGGCGCAGCTCGGGACCGCACACTGCGGATCGCCGTCACGCTGGGTGATCCGCGCGGGATCGGCCCGGAAGTAGCCGCCACGGCGGCGCGGCAGTACCGCGACACACAACCCCATCACCTGACATTCATCGGTCCCCGCGGGACGGGCGCGGAGGCGGCCGCCGACGCCTTCATCGACGTCGGCGCGTGGCGCTCAACCGCCGGTCCGCAGGACGTCGCCGCCGCCGGCACCCAGGACGTTGCGGCAGCCGGTGCGCAACACGTGGCCACCACCGGGCCGGAGGAAGTTGCGGCCGCCGGCCGCCTGGCCGGTCTCGCCATTGACCGCGCCGTGGACCTCGCCCTCGAAGGCGCGGTCGACGCCATCGTTACGGCACCCATCGACAAGGCGGCCCTCCACGCCGGCGGCTACGACTTTCCCGGTCACACCGAGATGCTTGCTTCGCGGTGCGGCATCGCCGATGTTGTGATGATGATGGCCGCGGAGACCACCGCACTGGGCGGTCCTCTGCGCGTCGTGCTGGCGACGACTCACATTGCACTGGCGCAGGTGCCTCTCGCATTCACTGCCGACCTGCTGATGACGCAGACGCGCATCACCGCTCGCTCCCTGCGCGACGGCTGGCATATCACATCTCCACATATCGCGCTGTGTGCGTTCAATCCGCACGCTTCCGATGGAGGACTCTTCGGCGACGA
This Longimicrobiales bacterium DNA region includes the following protein-coding sequences:
- the pdxA gene encoding 4-hydroxythreonine-4-phosphate dehydrogenase PdxA codes for the protein MSGAARDRTLRIAVTLGDPRGIGPEVAATAARQYRDTQPHHLTFIGPRGTGAEAAADAFIDVGAWRSTAGPQDVAAAGTQDVAAAGAQHVATTGPEEVAAAGRLAGLAIDRAVDLALEGAVDAIVTAPIDKAALHAGGYDFPGHTEMLASRCGIADVVMMMAAETTALGGPLRVVLATTHIALAQVPLAFTADLLMTQTRITARSLRDGWHITSPHIALCAFNPHASDGGLFGDEEERIYAPAIAALRADGLRISGPVPADTVFLRAARGEFDAVIAPYHDVGMAAFKTAAFGSGVNVTLGLPFPRTSPDHGTALDLAGRGTADPSSMLEALHLATHLADVRAAQPQLHT
- a CDS encoding peptidylprolyl isomerase, whose translation is MTRVVAFAAVASALTLTACDGFGQAMTSHTDVLARAGGHELAVEQVTNMLAPATRLPVQPEVVDAVANLWVDYTLLARAAAEDSTFQQLDLDAIIVPFFNQQLVYQLRERVITVDTMISDEELRRLFDQDQPNAEVHARHILFQMPADASPAARDSVMAQARQVLQQARSGADFAQLAAQYSQEPGAADRGGDLGYFGPTDMVQPFAEAAFALSPGEISDLVETPFGIHIIKVEDKRLPEFEPMKDQFRQQVIQQRYAAAEDAYLTQLTEGKRLEVQEGAVDIARDLARKPGTQLNNRQGQRAMVSYTDGALTAGEYLALMQQRPPQDRGSVAGASDEQLRDWLRLLARDEILIEEAKAQGISTPPAEQDSARMELRRQLQGAAREAGLLGAPAATGDGTGTSQQVMALLNGIISGERNVVQIGSASFLLREKYGAEIFERAIPVVVAQVQERRPPPPQGTPQGVPMPQQPPPPAPTPDAGS
- a CDS encoding peptidylprolyl isomerase, which produces MTRTLFLAGALLSAAVPLAAQEPEQRIDRVGHIVAMVGDSAILNFDIQEAILARAAQVRQQPPDPGTPEYAQLEKIVLDDLVAELLVLQDALRDTTIVVPDDQIARAVQRQIDQDQQQLGGAVQLENELRTSGRTLADYRAALTTQYRKREIIRLYQAKVAQSRRAPRVTEQELREAFERQKAQLPMREASLTFQQIVMRAEPSEEALAEARARADSVVKLIRQGEDFAELARRFSDDGTRENGGDLGFIRRSDVVREFANVAFNLSPGAISAPVKTQYGYHLIKVERVRGAEVQARHILLRPEISESDAVRARARADSVAERARAGADMATLAEQYGDDETPLRGGPAPIDTLQRVFQIDLADAAPGDIIGPIPVGGQDLASEFYILRVLEREEEREWRVDDPQMSWLRDRVAQQKLLDEIVEELRRSTYVDIRSS